From a single Sebastes umbrosus isolate fSebUmb1 chromosome 17, fSebUmb1.pri, whole genome shotgun sequence genomic region:
- the si:ch1073-15f19.2 gene encoding T-cell surface protein tactile, translated as MSLGSSNMAGGALGTAFSLLLLASIIQGLREVEVFHNEKMEAVEGQNVTLTCTVKNSTDLKIASIGWSKNKKTKLALFDQIYGIHLFWPNVTMLTYLIENNTMGSHLHLYGVTKQDSGVYGCDFSTFPLGSIRRETELQIKDDVKIMCDADGVVEVHTGENVTIRCRAFPDATYKWAKNKTLVSENESLALWCVTDAHTGVYTLTVNTGNKSLHKEFVVTVLTATTSLRTDLVTVPAQSNVTEAGLIELADSDLTTSPTWTTNMDTDVTHDNPNARNVTAGEHMASLTNSTHISFTSPPGTHTEPDRFNHSTDQEINPTPNVNTSSNLSTTLSYGNKVFRSTPETRNESTGGNPVATLSTGSTTIVTEDEGGERSHLLLIIVPIVVLIALAGFLYMRQTMKERMDLPPPFKPPPPPVKYTAVTHREISTQQFPTSRCNSVMELKDTKQIIINM; from the exons ATGAGTTTGGGGAGCTCAAACATGGCTGGAGGTGCCCTGGGAACGGCcttctctctcctgctcctTGCCTCTATTATACAAG GGCTCCGGGAAGTCGAGGTGTTCCATAATGAAAAGATGGAGGCGGTAGAGGGCCAGAACGTTACCTTAACCTGCACTGTAAAAAACAGTACCGACCTCAAGATCGCCAGCATTGGATGGagcaagaacaaaaaaacaaagctggCTCTGTTCGACCAAATTTATGGAATCCATCTGTTTTGGCCTAACGTCACAATGCTGACTTATCTGATTGAGAACAATACGATGGGTTCGCATCTACACCTTTATGGGGTAACTAAACAGGACAGTGGTGTCTATGGTTGTGACTTTTCAACTTTTCCTCTGGGGTCCAtcaggagagaaacagagctACAGATCAAAG ATGATGTTAAAATAATGTGTGACGCGGACGGCGTTGTCGAGGTCCACACGGGAGAAAATGTGACCATTCGCTGCCGAGCGTTCCCTGATGCAACGTACAAGTGGGCCAAG AACAAGACGCTGGTGTCAGAGAATGAATCTCTGGCGCTCTGGTGTGTGACTGATGCTCACACAGGGGTTTATACACTGACTGTCAACACGGGAAACAAAAGTCTGCATAAAGAGTTTGTCGTCACGGTGCTAACAGCAACCACAAGCTTAAGGACAG ATCTTGTGACAGTACCGGCGCAGTCTAATGTAACTGAGGCGGGTTTGATCGAGCTAGCAGACAGCGACCTTACCACATCACCAACTTGGACCACGAATATGGACACCGATGTAACGCATGATAATCCAAATGCCAGAAATGTCACAGCTGGAGAGCACATGGCCTCTTTAACAAATTCTACACATATCAGTTTCACGTCACCCCCTGGCACACACACGGAGCCCGATCGCTTTAACCACTCCACTGACCAGGAGATAAACCCGACTcccaatgtaaacacatccagcAATCTGTCCACAACATTAAGTTATGGTAATAAGGTGTTCAGATCAACACCGGAGACAAGGAATGAGTCCACGGGAGGCAATCCTGTTGCAACTCTGAGCACGGGAAGTACAACGATAGTCACTGAGGATGAAG GTGGTGAACGGAGTCATCTGTTGTTAATCATCGTTCCAATCGTGGTATTGATCGCCTTGGCTGGCTTCCTCTACATGAGACAAACTATGAAGGAGAG gatGGATCTACCGCCTCCGTTcaaaccccctcctcctccagtcaAGTACACAGCTGTAACACACCGTGAGATTTCAACACAGCAATTCCCCACTTCAAGGTGTAACTCAGTGATGGAACTTAAAGATACgaaacagattattattaatatgtaa
- the LOC119475817 gene encoding uncharacterized protein LOC119475817 has protein sequence MPCCSWRAIVSNRQPVLFVDCWNMTENVAVVGLALLSLALFISLCLNVIFCIRRRATLCRDTDECCCTHIYTGERSPSQEEGHYFQNLNHEEQQENPHNHHEQQENPIYGNISSDRRDSVEVCYEMMTMQHARDRMKSLEPDLNYASLDLKMAKKRMKKNRHQQGPAQGRNKLQDELPVHLTPPVNAFLEVEADMDAHLPSRDTSTMVSHSSIYLNSQQIAQEAEEMERERGMNMEREGWEGIRRREDGQSREWKGEQESEERKDCNGSVCTQLSEVEAIQSSTDHFISSFSHDIDQQH, from the exons ATGCCCTGCTGTAGCTGGAGAGCAATCGTGTCAAACAGACAACCCGTTTTGTTCGTAGACTGCTGGAATATGACAG AAAACGTCGCAGTGGTCGGTCTGGCGCTGTTATCTCTGGCCTTGTTCATCTCTTTGTGTCTCAATGTCATCTTCTGCATCAGGCGAAGAGCCACTTTGTGCAGAG ACACAGACGAGTGCTGCTGCACGCACATTTATACAGGAGAAAG AAGCCCGTCACAGGAAGAAGGGCATTATTTTCAAAACCTTAATCATGAAGAGCAGCAGGAAAATCCCCACAATCATCATGAGCAACAGGAAAATCCAATCTACGGCAACATCAGCTCAGACAGAAGAG ATTCTGTGGAGGTTTGCTATGAGATGATGACCATGCAACACGCGAGAGATCGTATGAAG TCTTTAGAGCCTGACCTGAATTACGCCTCTTTGGATCTAAAGATGGCAAAGAAGCGCATGAAGAAGAATCGCCATCAGCAGGGCCCCGCTCAGGGACGAAACAAACTTCAAGATGAACTGCCGGTCCACCTCACACCCCCTGTGAATGCTTTCCTGGAGGTGGAGGCAGACATGGACGCTCACCTTCCTTCCAGGGACACCAGCACCATGGTTTCACACAGCAGCATCTACCTGAACAGTCAGCAGATAGCCCAAGAGGCGGAGGAGATGGAAAGAGAAAGGGGCATGAACATGGAGAGGGAGGGTTGGGAGGGTataaggaggagggaggacggGCAAAGTAGAGAGTGGAAAGGAGAGCAAGAGAGTGAGGAAAGAAAAGATTGTAATGGGAGTGTATGCACACAGCTGTCAGAGGTAGAGGCCATTCAGAGCAGCACAGATCATTTTATcagcagctttagccatgacaTTGACCAACAACATTAG